One genomic segment of Arcobacter porcinus includes these proteins:
- a CDS encoding tetratricopeptide repeat protein: MIKKTILGLVLVVSLGFANQSYSDLAFEQYEKGNYQQAINLYLKDTENPNSLADESHYKIGFIYNKKLNDYKNAFKYFKLSADKYNIEALVELGLFYSLGKGDIKKDYLEAFKYWLLAYDLTLLNPNATKEDKDWLKDNLRILYKENKELISKKVAQKDDANTFYLAYMWDLCIEGTRGDTEDTKDLIFCDTDTAKEYFLQAKNLSWANYKYIEIASRLASFYRPARKGEEKNMFENKENFEVLQRFILNEYNVLVNDNFPMANIALAMLYIKGDIVEKDLRKAKDYIQKAYNSGIKKVPLDIWIKYNLDNVK, encoded by the coding sequence ATGATTAAAAAAACTATATTAGGTTTAGTTTTAGTGGTAAGTTTAGGTTTTGCAAATCAAAGTTATAGTGATTTAGCATTTGAGCAGTACGAAAAAGGAAACTATCAACAAGCTATAAATCTGTATTTAAAAGATACAGAAAATCCAAATAGTTTAGCAGATGAATCACATTATAAAATTGGATTTATATATAATAAAAAGTTAAATGATTATAAAAATGCTTTTAAATATTTTAAACTATCTGCGGATAAATATAATATTGAAGCTTTAGTTGAACTAGGACTTTTTTACTCTTTAGGTAAAGGAGATATAAAGAAAGATTATTTAGAAGCTTTTAAATATTGGCTTTTAGCATACGATTTAACACTTCTAAATCCAAATGCTACAAAAGAAGATAAAGATTGGTTAAAAGACAATCTAAGAATACTATATAAAGAAAATAAAGAACTAATATCTAAAAAAGTTGCACAAAAAGATGATGCGAATACTTTTTATTTGGCTTATATGTGGGATTTATGTATTGAGGGGACAAGAGGAGATACTGAAGATACAAAAGATTTAATATTTTGCGATACTGATACAGCAAAAGAATATTTTTTACAAGCAAAAAATTTAAGTTGGGCAAATTATAAATATATTGAAATAGCTTCAAGACTTGCATCTTTTTATAGACCAGCAAGAAAAGGCGAAGAAAAGAATATGTTTGAAAATAAAGAAAATTTTGAGGTACTTCAAAGGTTTATTTTAAATGAATATAATGTATTAGTTAATGATAATTTCCCTATGGCAAATATTGCTCTAGCAATGCTATATATAAAAGGCGATATTGTTGAAAAAGATTTGAGAAAAGCTAAAGATTATATACAAAAAGCTTATAATAGTGGCATTAAAAAAGTACCATTGGATATTTGGATTAAATATAATTTAGATAATGTAAAATAA
- a CDS encoding helix-turn-helix domain-containing protein yields MNKKINNLSTDELYILIGKNVARLRSEANLSQLELSLEMGNKSPSLVSAAELYANKRKFNIAQLHKIAKILDIDISEFFKEL; encoded by the coding sequence ATGAATAAAAAAATAAATAATTTAAGTACAGATGAACTTTATATATTAATTGGTAAAAATGTTGCAAGACTTAGAAGTGAAGCAAATTTAAGTCAATTAGAGTTATCTTTAGAAATGGGAAACAAATCTCCAAGCCTTGTTTCTGCGGCTGAACTTTATGCAAATAAAAGAAAATTCAACATAGCACAACTACACAAAATAGCAAAAATTTTAGATATTGATATTTCAGAATTTTTTAAAGAACTTTAA
- a CDS encoding tetratricopeptide repeat protein, which translates to MVEQDYNLAMQWFQNAAYQGDLNAKRNMAEMYKQGYGVAQDYKKSKKLLEEACKLGSHMACMEFIALVNIMLKEK; encoded by the coding sequence TTGGTAGAACAAGATTATAATCTTGCTATGCAGTGGTTTCAAAATGCAGCTTATCAAGGTGATTTAAATGCAAAAAGAAATATGGCAGAAATGTATAAGCAAGGTTATGGAGTAGCACAAGATTATAAAAAAAGCAAGAAACTGCTTGAAGAAGCTTGTAAACTTGGTTCACATATGGCTTGTATGGAGTTTATTGCTTTGGTTAATATTATGTTAAAAGAAAAATAA
- a CDS encoding tetratricopeptide repeat protein yields MKRVVLSFMLFINLSFGFTLEDADNALSEKDFNKAFMIYTDLIKKGDIKAQYKLGIWYIYEHDKFDYKKSYDWIKKSAMQGYAEAQSHLGAWYMHGY; encoded by the coding sequence ATGAAAAGAGTAGTATTAAGTTTTATGTTGTTTATAAATTTATCTTTTGGATTTACTTTAGAAGATGCAGATAATGCTTTAAGTGAAAAAGATTTTAATAAAGCTTTTATGATATATACAGATTTGATAAAAAAGGGAGATATAAAAGCACAATATAAACTTGGAATTTGGTATATATATGAACATGATAAATTTGATTATAAAAAATCTTATGATTGGATTAAAAAATCGGCTATGCAAGGATATGCAGAAGCACAAAGTCATTTAGGAGCTTGGTATATGCATGGGTATTAA
- a CDS encoding DJ-1 family glyoxalase III, with product MAKILVAIADGFEEIEAISIIDICRRADIEVVSAGVEGKNLVGAHNIKIEMDKKITEVDSSDFDMIVLPGGLPNAFTLAEDKDVQRLLKEFKEKNKKIGAICAAPYALHKAGVLNQNYTCYPSFEKKIKDDGYHDDKNVITDNNVITSRGPATAMEFALEIVKTLKGEEVYKSVKAGLLA from the coding sequence ATGGCAAAAATTTTAGTAGCAATAGCAGATGGTTTTGAGGAAATTGAAGCAATTAGTATAATTGATATTTGCAGACGTGCAGATATTGAAGTTGTAAGTGCTGGAGTTGAAGGTAAAAACTTAGTTGGTGCTCATAATATTAAAATAGAGATGGATAAAAAAATAACTGAAGTAGATTCAAGTGATTTTGATATGATAGTTCTTCCAGGTGGTCTTCCAAATGCTTTTACATTAGCTGAAGATAAAGATGTTCAAAGACTTTTAAAAGAGTTTAAAGAGAAAAATAAAAAAATAGGAGCTATTTGTGCAGCTCCTTATGCACTACACAAAGCAGGAGTTTTAAACCAAAACTATACTTGCTATCCTAGTTTTGAAAAAAAGATAAAAGACGATGGCTACCATGATGATAAAAATGTTATTACTGATAATAATGTAATAACTTCAAGAGGACCAGCAACTGCTATGGAGTTTGCACTTGAAATTGTAAAAACTTTAAAAGGTGAAGAGGTTTATAAAAGCGTAAAGGCAGGGCTTTTGGCTTAA
- a CDS encoding FlgO family outer membrane protein has product MSRKFLKFSIFVAVLSMFTGCGYKNQNTQTEYDKVRSMSDGMNISNYKQQKVIIQDTLEATVSSLATQMVTNKKIDTKKSIVVTSFVQLDKFKQTSEFGRVIGESMIDELSNRGFGVTEFRGQLAVSVNEKGEYFLSREQKDLKSEVPSNYVVVGTYSRQIGKVILNARIIDNITGKVLSSARATYKHDYANDCVMFQDCPPLRTIKIVEEK; this is encoded by the coding sequence ATGTCTAGAAAGTTTCTAAAGTTTTCAATATTTGTAGCGGTTCTTTCTATGTTTACAGGTTGTGGATATAAGAATCAAAACACTCAAACAGAGTACGATAAAGTAAGATCAATGAGTGATGGTATGAATATTTCAAACTACAAACAACAAAAAGTTATTATTCAAGATACTCTTGAAGCAACAGTTTCATCTTTAGCTACACAAATGGTTACAAATAAAAAGATTGATACTAAAAAATCAATTGTTGTTACATCATTTGTTCAGTTAGACAAGTTTAAACAAACATCAGAGTTTGGAAGAGTTATTGGAGAAAGCATGATAGATGAGCTTTCTAATAGAGGTTTTGGAGTTACTGAATTTAGAGGACAATTAGCAGTTTCTGTAAATGAAAAAGGGGAATACTTTTTATCAAGAGAGCAAAAAGATTTAAAAAGTGAGGTTCCAAGTAATTATGTAGTTGTAGGAACTTATTCAAGACAAATTGGTAAAGTTATCCTAAATGCAAGAATAATTGACAATATAACAGGAAAAGTTTTATCAAGTGCTAGAGCGACTTATAAACATGATTATGCAAATGATTGTGTAATGTTTCAAGATTGTCCACCATTAAGAACTATTAAAATTGTTGAAGAGAAATAA
- a CDS encoding FlgO family outer membrane protein produces the protein MHFSLSRLGQFFALAFFSLFLISCSYKNPITSATNFHGMVTSMVDKQSLNLKKHIYLDDVVLVSDFVNVDNLKNRSELGFLLSSMLKDKLASKSIITREVELTKEFEFGQSGLNVLTREHKKILSDEVDSRYALVGSYSITSKTLNVFIKLIELSSGNVVGSSYERTAITSEILELEGFVNDDIRDEKEKKRKLKENTRKPLVL, from the coding sequence ATGCATTTCTCACTTTCTAGGTTAGGGCAGTTTTTTGCTCTAGCCTTTTTTTCTCTGTTTTTAATATCTTGTTCATATAAAAATCCAATTACTAGTGCAACAAACTTTCATGGAATGGTTACTTCTATGGTTGATAAACAATCTTTAAATCTAAAAAAACATATCTATTTAGATGATGTTGTTTTGGTTTCAGATTTTGTGAATGTAGATAACCTAAAAAATAGATCAGAGCTTGGATTTTTGCTTTCAAGTATGTTAAAAGATAAATTAGCATCAAAAAGTATTATTACAAGAGAAGTTGAGCTTACAAAAGAGTTTGAATTTGGACAAAGTGGTTTAAATGTGCTTACAAGAGAGCATAAAAAGATTTTATCTGATGAGGTTGATTCAAGATATGCTTTGGTTGGTTCATATTCAATCACAAGTAAAACTTTAAATGTATTTATAAAATTAATAGAGTTAAGTAGTGGAAATGTAGTTGGATCTTCTTATGAAAGAACAGCAATTACAAGTGAAATCTTAGAGCTTGAAGGTTTTGTAAATGATGATATAAGAGATGAAAAAGAGAAGAAAAGAAAATTAAAAGAGAATACAAGAAAACCTTTAGTTTTATAA
- the recJ gene encoding single-stranded-DNA-specific exonuclease RecJ yields the protein MQKITKQTLFSILNARHLNNPYSKLASIPSPDNFKDIKKASQRVKEAINKNEKITIIGDYDVDGVVSTTIMLEFFNSLGVKVDYIIPNRFEHGYGLSPKIAQKIENGLVITVDNGISSIEASKILKSKDIDLIITDHHTVGDVLPYAFAIINPKQKDCSFEFKEICGAQVAWYFCAAIKKELGANIDLSSYLDLLSLAIIADIMPMTSLNYTMVKQGLKKMKTSNREAFKILNQNIQKSILVSDDVGFVIAPKLNSAGRMDDATIALDFLLSKNKDRAFESLALLDELNSYRKTLQEEITKKAQSSINSDDKAIVVWGENWHEGVIGIVASKLSNAYKKPAFVFSIKDGIAKGSARANSQLNLYDLIQNASDILLGFGGHKNAAGISLLSSNLDEFNSIIQNSLEDNELELHEEQENLGEVDIASVDLEFLEIIESFEPYGLENSKPIFKVSKANLIKCELLGRDKNHLKLTLSSSDGSLFEAVKFNDSNLNLDKELSFIVSISKNEFRGTIKPQFLIQEFI from the coding sequence ATGCAAAAAATAACAAAGCAAACGCTTTTTTCTATATTAAATGCAAGACATTTGAATAATCCTTATTCAAAGCTTGCATCTATTCCTTCTCCTGATAATTTCAAAGATATCAAAAAAGCATCACAAAGAGTAAAAGAAGCTATTAATAAAAATGAAAAAATCACTATTATTGGTGATTATGATGTTGATGGTGTAGTTTCTACTACAATTATGCTTGAATTTTTCAATTCTTTAGGTGTAAAAGTTGATTATATAATTCCAAATAGATTTGAACATGGCTATGGATTATCGCCAAAAATTGCACAAAAAATAGAAAATGGATTGGTAATTACAGTTGATAATGGAATTAGTTCAATTGAAGCATCAAAAATATTAAAATCTAAAGATATTGATTTAATAATAACTGATCATCATACAGTAGGAGATGTTCTTCCTTACGCATTTGCAATCATAAATCCAAAGCAAAAAGATTGTTCTTTTGAATTTAAAGAGATTTGTGGAGCACAAGTTGCTTGGTATTTTTGTGCAGCAATAAAAAAAGAACTTGGTGCAAATATTGATTTAAGCTCTTATCTTGATCTTCTTTCTTTAGCTATTATTGCAGATATAATGCCAATGACTAGCCTTAATTATACGATGGTAAAACAGGGTTTAAAAAAGATGAAAACTTCAAATAGAGAAGCTTTTAAAATATTAAATCAAAATATTCAAAAATCTATTTTAGTATCTGATGATGTTGGATTTGTTATTGCTCCAAAACTTAATAGTGCTGGAAGAATGGATGATGCTACTATTGCTTTAGATTTTTTACTATCAAAAAATAAAGATAGAGCTTTTGAATCTTTAGCTTTATTAGATGAATTAAACTCTTATAGAAAAACTCTTCAAGAAGAGATTACAAAAAAAGCTCAAAGTTCCATAAATAGTGATGATAAAGCTATTGTTGTTTGGGGAGAAAATTGGCATGAAGGCGTAATTGGAATTGTTGCCTCAAAACTTTCAAATGCTTATAAAAAACCAGCTTTTGTATTTTCCATAAAAGATGGTATTGCAAAAGGTAGCGCAAGAGCCAATTCTCAACTAAATTTATATGATTTAATTCAAAATGCTTCAGATATTTTATTAGGTTTTGGTGGTCACAAAAATGCAGCAGGAATATCTTTACTTAGTTCAAATCTTGATGAGTTTAACTCTATTATTCAAAACTCTTTAGAAGATAATGAACTAGAGCTACATGAAGAGCAAGAGAATTTAGGAGAAGTAGATATTGCAAGTGTAGATTTAGAGTTTTTAGAGATTATTGAAAGTTTTGAGCCTTATGGTTTAGAAAATTCAAAACCAATTTTTAAAGTATCAAAAGCAAATTTAATAAAATGCGAACTTTTAGGAAGAGATAAAAATCATTTAAAATTAACTCTTAGTAGTAGTGATGGTTCATTGTTTGAAGCTGTAAAATTTAATGATAGTAATTTAAATTTAGATAAGGAACTAAGTTTCATAGTTTCAATATCTAAAAATGAGTTTAGAGGTACAATTAAACCTCAATTTTTAATACAAGAGTTTATTTAG
- a CDS encoding CTP synthase, producing MTKFIFVTGGVLSSLGKGITSASIATILKQSGFKVSMLKIDPYLNVDPGTMSPLEHGEVFVTADGAETDLDLGNYERFIDRTLTKINSFTTGQVYQSVIKREREGGYLGKTIQVIPHVVDEIKDRIFAAADDNEFLIIEIGGTVGDIESLPFLEAIRSIRHELPKANTMNIHVSLVPFIKAAGELKTKPTQHSVQELRRIGITPHMLVCRTEQELPKSLKEKLALACDIDRNAVIEAGDAQSIYQVPLHFIKEGILTPLSDHFNVKIKPNMEKWDMLVKNILVPQDQVTIAIVGKYMELKESYKSLVESLIHAGAHLNTKMNIHWCDSERIEDLGAYEVIGNVDGILVAGGFGPRGVKGKLDAIKYARENKITFLGICLGMQLSIIEYARNVLGLEDANSIEFDENTSNPLIYLIDEFIDQSGHKQLRTSKSPLGGTMRLGEYPFEPLKGSKLQKAYGNNKEYFERHRHRYEANPKYKEALEKAGMIVSGESNGLIEAIELKDHPWFVGVQFHPEFTSHLETPNPIILDFVREANKPK from the coding sequence ATGACAAAATTTATATTTGTAACTGGTGGAGTGCTTAGTTCTTTAGGAAAAGGAATAACTTCTGCTTCGATTGCAACAATATTAAAACAATCTGGATTCAAAGTTAGTATGTTAAAAATAGATCCATATTTGAATGTAGACCCAGGAACAATGAGTCCACTTGAGCATGGAGAAGTTTTTGTAACTGCTGATGGTGCTGAAACTGACCTTGACTTAGGAAACTATGAAAGATTTATAGATAGAACTTTAACAAAAATCAATAGTTTTACAACAGGACAAGTATATCAAAGTGTTATAAAAAGAGAAAGAGAAGGTGGTTACCTTGGTAAAACAATCCAAGTAATTCCTCATGTTGTTGATGAGATAAAAGATAGAATATTTGCAGCAGCTGATGATAATGAATTTTTAATTATTGAAATTGGTGGAACTGTTGGAGATATTGAGAGTTTACCTTTTTTAGAAGCTATTAGATCTATTAGACATGAACTTCCAAAAGCAAACACTATGAATATTCATGTAAGCTTAGTTCCATTTATAAAAGCAGCTGGTGAATTAAAAACAAAACCAACTCAACACTCTGTTCAAGAGTTAAGAAGAATTGGAATTACTCCTCATATGTTAGTTTGTAGAACAGAACAAGAGCTTCCAAAATCTCTAAAAGAGAAACTAGCACTTGCATGTGATATTGATAGAAATGCTGTAATTGAAGCTGGAGATGCACAATCTATTTATCAAGTTCCACTTCACTTTATAAAAGAAGGAATTTTAACTCCTTTATCTGATCACTTCAATGTAAAAATAAAACCAAATATGGAAAAATGGGATATGCTTGTTAAGAATATCTTAGTTCCTCAAGATCAAGTTACTATTGCTATTGTTGGTAAATATATGGAGCTTAAAGAGTCTTATAAATCTCTAGTTGAATCTTTAATTCATGCAGGAGCACATCTAAATACAAAAATGAATATTCATTGGTGTGATAGCGAAAGAATAGAAGATTTAGGTGCTTATGAAGTTATTGGAAATGTGGATGGTATATTAGTTGCTGGTGGATTTGGTCCAAGAGGTGTAAAAGGTAAACTTGATGCAATTAAATATGCAAGAGAGAATAAAATTACATTTTTAGGAATCTGTCTTGGTATGCAACTAAGTATTATTGAGTATGCTAGAAATGTTCTTGGACTTGAGGATGCAAACTCTATTGAATTTGATGAAAACACTTCAAATCCTCTAATTTACTTAATTGACGAATTTATAGACCAAAGTGGACACAAACAATTAAGAACAAGTAAATCTCCACTTGGTGGAACTATGAGATTAGGAGAGTATCCATTTGAACCATTAAAAGGGTCTAAACTTCAAAAAGCCTATGGAAACAATAAAGAGTATTTTGAAAGACATAGACATAGATACGAAGCGAATCCAAAATATAAAGAGGCTTTAGAAAAAGCTGGAATGATTGTAAGTGGTGAATCAAATGGGCTTATTGAAGCTATTGAGCTAAAAGATCACCCTTGGTTTGTAGGAGTTCAGTTCCATCCTGAATTTACTTCTCATCTTGAAACTCCAAATCCAATTATTTTAGATTTTGTAAGAGAAGCAAACAAACCTAAATAA
- the ccoG gene encoding cytochrome c oxidase accessory protein CcoG, translating to MKEHSQFTKKTPFRKKRYLMYLFITIFSLGLPFIKINGNQIFLLSFDKKQLHLLGTAFDMQELYLMPFLLMLLFVGIFAITAVGGRAWCGWSCPQTIFRVIYRDLIEATIFKMRRIKNKQKNIDFSKNNNRVKKAISVLIWSALALVAASNFMWYFVPPQDFFAYLQDPSEHLFLIGFVLAITAFLIYDVIILKEDFCVYICPYSRIQTVLYDNNTYQAIYSTKKGGHIYNENKEQIVWKAKDLPDPKNECTACDACVTVCPTHIDIRKGLQLECINCLECVDACTTVMGKLGKESLVQWSSTNQIENDTPTKLFRKNTIMYFVALSLTIALMFVMSGEKEYMLLNVNKDTELYKIKDGNVVSNNYVLLFQNTESKKLTYHLEVVDNPNITIKRFEPFTLSPGKMAKKVVILETDKLLVDNNLKDTPVKITLKAYAIEDPEKVKVFRNATFFFPRSDRLK from the coding sequence ATGAAAGAACATTCTCAATTCACAAAAAAAACTCCGTTTAGAAAAAAAAGATACCTTATGTATCTTTTTATTACTATCTTTTCTCTTGGTCTACCATTTATTAAAATAAATGGGAATCAAATATTTTTACTATCATTTGATAAAAAGCAACTTCATCTATTAGGAACAGCATTTGATATGCAAGAACTTTATCTAATGCCATTTTTATTAATGCTTTTATTTGTTGGTATATTTGCAATTACTGCTGTTGGTGGTAGAGCATGGTGTGGTTGGTCATGTCCTCAAACGATTTTCAGAGTAATTTATCGTGATTTAATTGAAGCAACTATTTTTAAAATGAGAAGAATCAAAAATAAACAAAAAAATATTGATTTTTCAAAAAACAATAATAGAGTAAAAAAAGCTATTAGTGTATTAATTTGGTCTGCTTTAGCTTTAGTTGCTGCTTCAAACTTTATGTGGTATTTTGTTCCTCCACAAGATTTCTTTGCATATCTACAAGATCCTAGTGAACACCTATTTTTAATAGGTTTTGTTCTAGCAATAACAGCTTTTTTAATTTATGATGTAATCATTTTAAAAGAGGATTTCTGTGTTTATATCTGTCCATATTCAAGAATTCAAACTGTTTTATATGATAATAATACATATCAAGCAATTTACTCTACAAAAAAAGGTGGACATATTTATAATGAAAATAAAGAGCAAATTGTTTGGAAAGCAAAAGATTTACCAGATCCAAAAAATGAGTGTACAGCATGTGATGCTTGTGTTACTGTTTGTCCAACTCATATTGATATTAGAAAAGGTTTACAACTTGAGTGTATTAACTGTTTAGAGTGTGTAGATGCTTGTACAACAGTTATGGGAAAACTTGGTAAAGAGTCTTTGGTTCAATGGTCAAGTACAAATCAAATTGAAAATGATACTCCAACAAAACTATTTAGAAAAAATACTATTATGTACTTTGTTGCACTAAGCCTTACAATAGCTTTAATGTTTGTAATGAGTGGTGAAAAAGAGTATATGCTTTTAAATGTAAATAAAGACACTGAACTTTATAAAATAAAAGATGGAAATGTTGTATCAAATAACTATGTTTTATTATTCCAAAACACTGAATCAAAAAAACTTACTTATCATCTTGAAGTTGTTGATAATCCAAATATTACTATAAAAAGATTTGAACCATTTACACTAAGTCCAGGTAAAATGGCTAAAAAAGTAGTAATACTTGAAACAGATAAGCTTTTAGTTGATAATAATTTAAAAGATACACCTGTAAAAATTACACTTAAAGCTTATGCTATTGAAGATCCTGAAAAAGTTAAAGTATTTAGAAACGCTACATTCTTTTTCCCAAGATCAGATAGACTTAAATAG
- a CDS encoding thioredoxin family protein: protein MNIIFKKVIMTSLLLSSLFTINLFAQEGKVIGSSDHTAPSWFKQSFLDIAEDVSEASEDGKHFMIFFDFEGCPYCSKMLKESFEDKNKTSDFVKKYFDVIELNVKGSKEVTWVDGDVVSERDLTNKLKIQYSPTMVFFDEDKNIIARVNGYRNSKDFKDILDFVQTKSYLKMDLLTYLNNIEKKEIYKFKSNKMFKELTDLSKIKTPLAIIFEDSSCIPCDHFHEKILTNKEVQDEFSKYTIVRLDANSNSTIITPNGEKTSAKAWVEKIKLDYRPGILLYNDGELKSTIDALLFPFHFKEVLRYVSGKFYITYPNTYLDYLKDRQEELIKSGVDINVAE from the coding sequence ATGAATATTATATTTAAAAAAGTAATTATGACTAGTTTACTATTGTCTAGCCTTTTTACTATAAATTTATTTGCACAAGAAGGAAAAGTAATTGGTTCTTCAGATCACACAGCACCAAGCTGGTTTAAACAGAGTTTTCTTGATATAGCTGAAGATGTAAGTGAAGCTAGTGAAGATGGAAAACATTTTATGATTTTCTTTGACTTTGAAGGTTGTCCATATTGTTCAAAAATGTTAAAAGAGAGCTTTGAAGATAAAAATAAAACGAGTGATTTTGTTAAAAAATATTTTGATGTAATTGAACTAAATGTAAAAGGTAGTAAAGAAGTAACTTGGGTAGATGGCGATGTTGTAAGCGAGAGAGATTTAACAAATAAGTTAAAAATTCAATATAGTCCAACTATGGTATTTTTTGATGAAGATAAAAATATTATTGCTAGAGTAAATGGATATAGAAATAGTAAAGATTTTAAAGATATTTTAGATTTTGTACAAACAAAATCATATCTAAAAATGGATCTGCTTACATATTTAAATAATATAGAGAAAAAAGAGATATATAAATTTAAAAGCAATAAAATGTTTAAAGAGCTTACAGATTTATCAAAAATAAAAACACCACTTGCAATTATTTTTGAAGATAGTTCTTGTATTCCTTGTGATCATTTTCATGAAAAAATTCTTACAAATAAAGAGGTACAAGATGAGTTCTCTAAATATACTATTGTAAGATTAGATGCAAATTCAAATAGTACAATTATTACTCCTAATGGTGAGAAAACAAGTGCAAAAGCTTGGGTGGAAAAAATAAAACTAGATTATAGACCAGGAATTCTTTTATACAATGATGGTGAATTAAAATCAACTATTGATGCACTTTTATTCCCTTTCCACTTCAAAGAAGTTTTAAGATATGTTAGTGGTAAATTCTATATAACTTATCCAAATACATATTTGGATTATTTAAAAGATAGACAAGAAGAACTTATTAAAAGTGGTGTTGATATCAATGTTGCTGAGTAA
- the coaE gene encoding dephospho-CoA kinase (Dephospho-CoA kinase (CoaE) performs the final step in coenzyme A biosynthesis.) codes for MSENSFKNAIALTGGIATGKSTVCNLFKLHGLLIIDADKIAHKILDKEHKKIAEMFGEQYVKDEKVIRKELGKIIFSNEENKLKLEALLHPLIFEDIKKEAKIFEEQNRPYIIDIPLFFEKMNYPIKDSIVVYTPKKLQVERLQKRDNIDEKEALLKISNQMDIEKKRDLATYIIDNSKDLKHLQNEVENLLEKIL; via the coding sequence ATGAGTGAAAATAGTTTCAAAAATGCAATTGCTCTTACAGGTGGAATTGCAACAGGAAAAAGTACCGTTTGTAATCTTTTTAAACTTCACGGTCTTTTAATCATAGATGCTGATAAAATAGCACATAAAATTTTAGATAAAGAGCATAAAAAAATTGCTGAAATGTTTGGTGAACAATATGTTAAAGATGAAAAGGTAATAAGAAAAGAGCTTGGAAAAATTATATTCTCAAATGAAGAGAATAAATTAAAACTAGAAGCCCTACTTCATCCACTTATATTTGAAGATATAAAAAAAGAGGCAAAAATATTTGAAGAGCAAAATAGACCATATATAATAGATATTCCTCTATTTTTTGAAAAAATGAATTACCCTATTAAAGATTCAATAGTTGTTTATACACCAAAAAAACTACAAGTAGAAAGATTACAAAAAAGAGATAATATTGATGAGAAAGAGGCTCTTTTAAAGATATCAAATCAGATGGATATAGAAAAGAAAAGAGATTTAGCTACTTATATTATTGATAACTCAAAAGATTTAAAACATCTTCAAAATGAAGTTGAAAACTTACTAGAAAAGATTTTATAA